Proteins co-encoded in one Cricetulus griseus strain 17A/GY chromosome 1 unlocalized genomic scaffold, alternate assembly CriGri-PICRH-1.0 chr1_1, whole genome shotgun sequence genomic window:
- the Uvssa gene encoding UV-stimulated scaffold protein A isoform X2 — MYAFCALGLVTELCHYRKRYGSETLTVDRGAHNFRRIPTECSENEGTEENLQEFLELTLGTDNDHPLPPPREAAQRLKQAAMQAVEGWNEKFGEAYKKLALGYHFLKHTKKVDFQDVNARTVAERKREEEKQKHLDKIHRESAERAKREMEEMSDEIRCCLTEVENCFKLLVPLDLGPYPEDKFFGEATSHESDLPGSQNEEQPCCSKDLVASTYHVESVVGLKALAQSSMQDPSRDEDEHSDPEEFLRSHGLGSHKYTLDVELPSAYRSFLETLPSRHLKEMKSLSRKGRMAGVTETLEPTGEDSPERKTREGGSERSSPLDGLKVLENEDNLAVLHAARDSLRLIQIKFLPAVCSWVQRFTRAGIYSEHLKQAIDLKMELELALKKYEELNIKPERGQRSRTEALEDSEDEDQDFVEVPEKEGYEPRIPDHLRAEYGLEPKAPLKTLEKGPAVCSLQERTRMRKEEEASDPTSAAAQLLRLQDCLPSNSPSSTRVFLGPEEAQKQAEWARAPIVPFGVDLCYWGQEKLTSGKILKSDSQHRFWKPSEIEEEVDSAQVSEMLHSRHITFAGKFEPVQHQCRALRPNGKLCERQDRLKCPFHGKIIPRDDKGQPLNPEDRAREQRQQLQRQQAHPDWQDPEFMKDVEAATGVDLGSSKYSKKGKGKKKKHPNLTDLREHANTTRARLEKKIFAKAAVQRVVAAMNQMDQKKHEKFANQFNYALN, encoded by the exons ATATGGATCAGAAACTCTCACAGTTGATAGAGGAGCTCACAACTTCAGGAGAATCCCAACTGAATGCTCAGAAAATGAAGGAACTGAAGAAAATTTGCAA GAATTCCTAGAGCTCACCCTAGGCACAGATAATGACCATCCCCTGCCACCCCCACGGGAGGCAGCCCAGAGGCTAAAGCAAGCAGCCATGCAGGCTGTAGAAGGTTGGAATGAGAAGTTTGGGGAGGCCTATAAGAAGCTAGCCTTGGGCTACCACTTCTTAAAACACACCAAAAAG GTGGATTTTCAGGATGTCAATGCTAGGACTGTGGCAGAAAGGAAGCGagaagaggagaagcagaagcacTTGGATAAAATCCACAGAGAAAGTGCTGAACGGGCTAAGAGGGAAATGGAAG AAATGTCTGATGAAATCAGATGCTGCCTGACAGAAGTGGAAAACTGCTTTAAGCTGCTGGTGCCCTTGGACTTGGGCCCATACCCAGAGGATAAATTCTTTGGTGAGGCAACTTCTCATGAGTCTGATCTCCCTGGATCCCAGAATGAAGAGCAGCCATGCTGTAGCAAGGACCTGGTTGCCTCTACATACCATGTAGAATCTGTTGTTGGTCTGAAGGCACTAGCCCAGTCATCCATGCAAGACCCCTCCAGGGATGAGGATGAGCACAGTGACCCAGAGGAGTTCCTGAGGAGCCATGGGCTGGGATCCCACAAGTACACACTGGACGTGGAACTCCCCTCAG CATACAGGTCCTTTCTGGAGACCCTGCCTAGCAGGCATTTGAAGGAAATGAAGAGCCTGTCAAGAAAAGGCAGAATGGCAGGGGTCACTGAGACCCTGGAACCAACAGGTGAAGACAGTCCtgagagaaagacaagagaaggTGGCTCTGAGAGATCTAGCCCTCTGG ATGGTCTAAAGGTCCTAGAGAATGAAGACAACCTTGCTGTCCTCCATGCTGCTCGAGACTCGCTCAGACTCATCCAGATCAAGTTTCTGCCAGCTGTGTGCTCCTGGGTCCAG CGGTTTACCCGTGCAGGGATCTACAGTGAACACTTAAAACAGGCCATTGACCTGAAAATGGaattggaacttgctctgaagaaaTATGAGGAACTGAACATCAAGCctgagagaggacagaggagcaGG ACAGAAGCCCTGGAGGACAGCGAGGATGAGGATCAGGACTTTGTGGAGGTCCCAGAGAAAGAAGGTTATGAGCCTCGAATCCCTGACCACCTCCGGGCTGAATATG GGCTGGAGCCCAAGGCCCCACTGAAGACTCTGGAGAAAGGTCCAGCTGTGTGCAGCTTACAGGAGAGGACAAggatgagaaaggaagaggaggcatCAGACCCCACCTCTGCAGCTGCCCAGCTGTTGCGGCTCCAGGACTGTTTGCCGTCCAACTCACCCTCCTCTACGAG GGTATTCCTGGGGCCAGAGGAAGCCCAGAAGCAGGCAGAATGGGCCCGAGCACCTATTGTACCCTTTGGAGTGGACCTGTGCTACTGGGGCCAGGAGAAGCTGACATCGGGAAAGATCCTTAA ATCTGACTCTCAACACCGCTTCTGGAAACCCAGCGAGATAGAAGAGGAGGTGGACAGTGCCCAGGTTTCTGAGATGCTCCATAGCCGACACATTACCTTTGCAGGGAAGTTTGAGCCTGTGCAGCACCAGTGCCGGGCCCTGAGGCCTAATGGCAAGCTCTGCGAACGACAGGATCGGCTCAAG TGCCCATTCCATGGGAAGATCATCCCCAGAGATGACAAGGGGCAGCCCCTCAACCCAGAGGACAGAGCCCGTGAGCAAAGGCAACAGCTTCAGCGGCAGCAGGCACATCCAG ATTGGCAGGACCCTGAGTTTATGAAGGATGTGGAGGCAGCCACAGGGGTGGACCTCGGCTCATCAAAGTACAGCAAGAAGggcaaagggaaaaagaagaagcaCCCCAATCTCACTGACCTTCGAGAGCATGCCAACACCACCAGGGCCCGCCTAGAGAAGAAGATCTTTGCCAA GGCAGCTGTGCAGAGAGTAGTTGCTGCCATGAACCAGATGGACCAGAAGAAACATGAGAAGTTTGCAAACCAATTTAATTATGCACTGAATTAA
- the Uvssa gene encoding UV-stimulated scaffold protein A isoform X1 → MDQKLSQLIEELTTSGESQLNAQKMKELKKICKSSEEQLSHAYHLLKTQLTQDHAEIRLSAFQIVDELFTRSHQFRVLLVSDFQEFLELTLGTDNDHPLPPPREAAQRLKQAAMQAVEGWNEKFGEAYKKLALGYHFLKHTKKVDFQDVNARTVAERKREEEKQKHLDKIHRESAERAKREMEEMSDEIRCCLTEVENCFKLLVPLDLGPYPEDKFFGEATSHESDLPGSQNEEQPCCSKDLVASTYHVESVVGLKALAQSSMQDPSRDEDEHSDPEEFLRSHGLGSHKYTLDVELPSAYRSFLETLPSRHLKEMKSLSRKGRMAGVTETLEPTGEDSPERKTREGGSERSSPLDGLKVLENEDNLAVLHAARDSLRLIQIKFLPAVCSWVQRFTRAGIYSEHLKQAIDLKMELELALKKYEELNIKPERGQRSRTEALEDSEDEDQDFVEVPEKEGYEPRIPDHLRAEYGLEPKAPLKTLEKGPAVCSLQERTRMRKEEEASDPTSAAAQLLRLQDCLPSNSPSSTRVFLGPEEAQKQAEWARAPIVPFGVDLCYWGQEKLTSGKILKSDSQHRFWKPSEIEEEVDSAQVSEMLHSRHITFAGKFEPVQHQCRALRPNGKLCERQDRLKCPFHGKIIPRDDKGQPLNPEDRAREQRQQLQRQQAHPDWQDPEFMKDVEAATGVDLGSSKYSKKGKGKKKKHPNLTDLREHANTTRARLEKKIFAKAAVQRVVAAMNQMDQKKHEKFANQFNYALN, encoded by the exons ATGGATCAGAAACTCTCACAGTTGATAGAGGAGCTCACAACTTCAGGAGAATCCCAACTGAATGCTCAGAAAATGAAGGAACTGAAGAAAATTTGCAA GTCTTCAGAGGAGCAGCTGAGCCATGCTTACCACCTGCTGAAGACACAGCTGACCCAAGACCATGCTGAGATACGCCTCTCGGCCTTCCAGATCGTGGATGAGCTCTTCACCAGGTCTCATCAGTTCAGAGTGCTGCTTGTTTCTGACTTCCAGGAATTCCTAGAGCTCACCCTAGGCACAGATAATGACCATCCCCTGCCACCCCCACGGGAGGCAGCCCAGAGGCTAAAGCAAGCAGCCATGCAGGCTGTAGAAGGTTGGAATGAGAAGTTTGGGGAGGCCTATAAGAAGCTAGCCTTGGGCTACCACTTCTTAAAACACACCAAAAAG GTGGATTTTCAGGATGTCAATGCTAGGACTGTGGCAGAAAGGAAGCGagaagaggagaagcagaagcacTTGGATAAAATCCACAGAGAAAGTGCTGAACGGGCTAAGAGGGAAATGGAAG AAATGTCTGATGAAATCAGATGCTGCCTGACAGAAGTGGAAAACTGCTTTAAGCTGCTGGTGCCCTTGGACTTGGGCCCATACCCAGAGGATAAATTCTTTGGTGAGGCAACTTCTCATGAGTCTGATCTCCCTGGATCCCAGAATGAAGAGCAGCCATGCTGTAGCAAGGACCTGGTTGCCTCTACATACCATGTAGAATCTGTTGTTGGTCTGAAGGCACTAGCCCAGTCATCCATGCAAGACCCCTCCAGGGATGAGGATGAGCACAGTGACCCAGAGGAGTTCCTGAGGAGCCATGGGCTGGGATCCCACAAGTACACACTGGACGTGGAACTCCCCTCAG CATACAGGTCCTTTCTGGAGACCCTGCCTAGCAGGCATTTGAAGGAAATGAAGAGCCTGTCAAGAAAAGGCAGAATGGCAGGGGTCACTGAGACCCTGGAACCAACAGGTGAAGACAGTCCtgagagaaagacaagagaaggTGGCTCTGAGAGATCTAGCCCTCTGG ATGGTCTAAAGGTCCTAGAGAATGAAGACAACCTTGCTGTCCTCCATGCTGCTCGAGACTCGCTCAGACTCATCCAGATCAAGTTTCTGCCAGCTGTGTGCTCCTGGGTCCAG CGGTTTACCCGTGCAGGGATCTACAGTGAACACTTAAAACAGGCCATTGACCTGAAAATGGaattggaacttgctctgaagaaaTATGAGGAACTGAACATCAAGCctgagagaggacagaggagcaGG ACAGAAGCCCTGGAGGACAGCGAGGATGAGGATCAGGACTTTGTGGAGGTCCCAGAGAAAGAAGGTTATGAGCCTCGAATCCCTGACCACCTCCGGGCTGAATATG GGCTGGAGCCCAAGGCCCCACTGAAGACTCTGGAGAAAGGTCCAGCTGTGTGCAGCTTACAGGAGAGGACAAggatgagaaaggaagaggaggcatCAGACCCCACCTCTGCAGCTGCCCAGCTGTTGCGGCTCCAGGACTGTTTGCCGTCCAACTCACCCTCCTCTACGAG GGTATTCCTGGGGCCAGAGGAAGCCCAGAAGCAGGCAGAATGGGCCCGAGCACCTATTGTACCCTTTGGAGTGGACCTGTGCTACTGGGGCCAGGAGAAGCTGACATCGGGAAAGATCCTTAA ATCTGACTCTCAACACCGCTTCTGGAAACCCAGCGAGATAGAAGAGGAGGTGGACAGTGCCCAGGTTTCTGAGATGCTCCATAGCCGACACATTACCTTTGCAGGGAAGTTTGAGCCTGTGCAGCACCAGTGCCGGGCCCTGAGGCCTAATGGCAAGCTCTGCGAACGACAGGATCGGCTCAAG TGCCCATTCCATGGGAAGATCATCCCCAGAGATGACAAGGGGCAGCCCCTCAACCCAGAGGACAGAGCCCGTGAGCAAAGGCAACAGCTTCAGCGGCAGCAGGCACATCCAG ATTGGCAGGACCCTGAGTTTATGAAGGATGTGGAGGCAGCCACAGGGGTGGACCTCGGCTCATCAAAGTACAGCAAGAAGggcaaagggaaaaagaagaagcaCCCCAATCTCACTGACCTTCGAGAGCATGCCAACACCACCAGGGCCCGCCTAGAGAAGAAGATCTTTGCCAA GGCAGCTGTGCAGAGAGTAGTTGCTGCCATGAACCAGATGGACCAGAAGAAACATGAGAAGTTTGCAAACCAATTTAATTATGCACTGAATTAA
- the Uvssa gene encoding UV-stimulated scaffold protein A isoform X3 — translation MDQKLSQLIEELTTSGESQLNAQKMKELKKICKSSEEQLSHAYHLLKTQLTQDHAEIRLSAFQIVDELFTRSHQFRVLLVSDFQEFLELTLGTDNDHPLPPPREAAQRLKQAAMQAVEGWNEKFGEAYKKLALGYHFLKHTKKVDFQDVNARTVAERKREEEKQKHLDKIHRESAERAKREMEEMSDEIRCCLTEVENCFKLLVPLDLGPYPEDKFFGEATSHESDLPGSQNEEQPCCSKDLVASTYHVESVVGLKALAQSSMQDPSRDEDEHSDPEEFLRSHGLGSHKYTLDVELPSDGLKVLENEDNLAVLHAARDSLRLIQIKFLPAVCSWVQRFTRAGIYSEHLKQAIDLKMELELALKKYEELNIKPERGQRSRTEALEDSEDEDQDFVEVPEKEGYEPRIPDHLRAEYGLEPKAPLKTLEKGPAVCSLQERTRMRKEEEASDPTSAAAQLLRLQDCLPSNSPSSTRVFLGPEEAQKQAEWARAPIVPFGVDLCYWGQEKLTSGKILKSDSQHRFWKPSEIEEEVDSAQVSEMLHSRHITFAGKFEPVQHQCRALRPNGKLCERQDRLKCPFHGKIIPRDDKGQPLNPEDRAREQRQQLQRQQAHPDWQDPEFMKDVEAATGVDLGSSKYSKKGKGKKKKHPNLTDLREHANTTRARLEKKIFAKAAVQRVVAAMNQMDQKKHEKFANQFNYALN, via the exons ATGGATCAGAAACTCTCACAGTTGATAGAGGAGCTCACAACTTCAGGAGAATCCCAACTGAATGCTCAGAAAATGAAGGAACTGAAGAAAATTTGCAA GTCTTCAGAGGAGCAGCTGAGCCATGCTTACCACCTGCTGAAGACACAGCTGACCCAAGACCATGCTGAGATACGCCTCTCGGCCTTCCAGATCGTGGATGAGCTCTTCACCAGGTCTCATCAGTTCAGAGTGCTGCTTGTTTCTGACTTCCAGGAATTCCTAGAGCTCACCCTAGGCACAGATAATGACCATCCCCTGCCACCCCCACGGGAGGCAGCCCAGAGGCTAAAGCAAGCAGCCATGCAGGCTGTAGAAGGTTGGAATGAGAAGTTTGGGGAGGCCTATAAGAAGCTAGCCTTGGGCTACCACTTCTTAAAACACACCAAAAAG GTGGATTTTCAGGATGTCAATGCTAGGACTGTGGCAGAAAGGAAGCGagaagaggagaagcagaagcacTTGGATAAAATCCACAGAGAAAGTGCTGAACGGGCTAAGAGGGAAATGGAAG AAATGTCTGATGAAATCAGATGCTGCCTGACAGAAGTGGAAAACTGCTTTAAGCTGCTGGTGCCCTTGGACTTGGGCCCATACCCAGAGGATAAATTCTTTGGTGAGGCAACTTCTCATGAGTCTGATCTCCCTGGATCCCAGAATGAAGAGCAGCCATGCTGTAGCAAGGACCTGGTTGCCTCTACATACCATGTAGAATCTGTTGTTGGTCTGAAGGCACTAGCCCAGTCATCCATGCAAGACCCCTCCAGGGATGAGGATGAGCACAGTGACCCAGAGGAGTTCCTGAGGAGCCATGGGCTGGGATCCCACAAGTACACACTGGACGTGGAACTCCCCTCAG ATGGTCTAAAGGTCCTAGAGAATGAAGACAACCTTGCTGTCCTCCATGCTGCTCGAGACTCGCTCAGACTCATCCAGATCAAGTTTCTGCCAGCTGTGTGCTCCTGGGTCCAG CGGTTTACCCGTGCAGGGATCTACAGTGAACACTTAAAACAGGCCATTGACCTGAAAATGGaattggaacttgctctgaagaaaTATGAGGAACTGAACATCAAGCctgagagaggacagaggagcaGG ACAGAAGCCCTGGAGGACAGCGAGGATGAGGATCAGGACTTTGTGGAGGTCCCAGAGAAAGAAGGTTATGAGCCTCGAATCCCTGACCACCTCCGGGCTGAATATG GGCTGGAGCCCAAGGCCCCACTGAAGACTCTGGAGAAAGGTCCAGCTGTGTGCAGCTTACAGGAGAGGACAAggatgagaaaggaagaggaggcatCAGACCCCACCTCTGCAGCTGCCCAGCTGTTGCGGCTCCAGGACTGTTTGCCGTCCAACTCACCCTCCTCTACGAG GGTATTCCTGGGGCCAGAGGAAGCCCAGAAGCAGGCAGAATGGGCCCGAGCACCTATTGTACCCTTTGGAGTGGACCTGTGCTACTGGGGCCAGGAGAAGCTGACATCGGGAAAGATCCTTAA ATCTGACTCTCAACACCGCTTCTGGAAACCCAGCGAGATAGAAGAGGAGGTGGACAGTGCCCAGGTTTCTGAGATGCTCCATAGCCGACACATTACCTTTGCAGGGAAGTTTGAGCCTGTGCAGCACCAGTGCCGGGCCCTGAGGCCTAATGGCAAGCTCTGCGAACGACAGGATCGGCTCAAG TGCCCATTCCATGGGAAGATCATCCCCAGAGATGACAAGGGGCAGCCCCTCAACCCAGAGGACAGAGCCCGTGAGCAAAGGCAACAGCTTCAGCGGCAGCAGGCACATCCAG ATTGGCAGGACCCTGAGTTTATGAAGGATGTGGAGGCAGCCACAGGGGTGGACCTCGGCTCATCAAAGTACAGCAAGAAGggcaaagggaaaaagaagaagcaCCCCAATCTCACTGACCTTCGAGAGCATGCCAACACCACCAGGGCCCGCCTAGAGAAGAAGATCTTTGCCAA GGCAGCTGTGCAGAGAGTAGTTGCTGCCATGAACCAGATGGACCAGAAGAAACATGAGAAGTTTGCAAACCAATTTAATTATGCACTGAATTAA
- the Uvssa gene encoding UV-stimulated scaffold protein A isoform X4: protein MSMLGLWQKGSEKRRSRSTWIKSTEKVLNGLRGKWKNEEQPCCSKDLVASTYHVESVVGLKALAQSSMQDPSRDEDEHSDPEEFLRSHGLGSHKYTLDVELPSAYRSFLETLPSRHLKEMKSLSRKGRMAGVTETLEPTGEDSPERKTREGGSERSSPLDGLKVLENEDNLAVLHAARDSLRLIQIKFLPAVCSWVQRFTRAGIYSEHLKQAIDLKMELELALKKYEELNIKPERGQRSRTEALEDSEDEDQDFVEVPEKEGYEPRIPDHLRAEYGLEPKAPLKTLEKGPAVCSLQERTRMRKEEEASDPTSAAAQLLRLQDCLPSNSPSSTRVFLGPEEAQKQAEWARAPIVPFGVDLCYWGQEKLTSGKILKSDSQHRFWKPSEIEEEVDSAQVSEMLHSRHITFAGKFEPVQHQCRALRPNGKLCERQDRLKCPFHGKIIPRDDKGQPLNPEDRAREQRQQLQRQQAHPDWQDPEFMKDVEAATGVDLGSSKYSKKGKGKKKKHPNLTDLREHANTTRARLEKKIFAKAAVQRVVAAMNQMDQKKHEKFANQFNYALN, encoded by the exons ATGTCAATGCTAGGACTGTGGCAGAAAGGAAGCGagaagaggagaagcagaagcacTTGGATAAAATCCACAGAGAAAGTGCTGAACGGGCTAAGAGGGAAATGGAAG AATGAAGAGCAGCCATGCTGTAGCAAGGACCTGGTTGCCTCTACATACCATGTAGAATCTGTTGTTGGTCTGAAGGCACTAGCCCAGTCATCCATGCAAGACCCCTCCAGGGATGAGGATGAGCACAGTGACCCAGAGGAGTTCCTGAGGAGCCATGGGCTGGGATCCCACAAGTACACACTGGACGTGGAACTCCCCTCAG CATACAGGTCCTTTCTGGAGACCCTGCCTAGCAGGCATTTGAAGGAAATGAAGAGCCTGTCAAGAAAAGGCAGAATGGCAGGGGTCACTGAGACCCTGGAACCAACAGGTGAAGACAGTCCtgagagaaagacaagagaaggTGGCTCTGAGAGATCTAGCCCTCTGG ATGGTCTAAAGGTCCTAGAGAATGAAGACAACCTTGCTGTCCTCCATGCTGCTCGAGACTCGCTCAGACTCATCCAGATCAAGTTTCTGCCAGCTGTGTGCTCCTGGGTCCAG CGGTTTACCCGTGCAGGGATCTACAGTGAACACTTAAAACAGGCCATTGACCTGAAAATGGaattggaacttgctctgaagaaaTATGAGGAACTGAACATCAAGCctgagagaggacagaggagcaGG ACAGAAGCCCTGGAGGACAGCGAGGATGAGGATCAGGACTTTGTGGAGGTCCCAGAGAAAGAAGGTTATGAGCCTCGAATCCCTGACCACCTCCGGGCTGAATATG GGCTGGAGCCCAAGGCCCCACTGAAGACTCTGGAGAAAGGTCCAGCTGTGTGCAGCTTACAGGAGAGGACAAggatgagaaaggaagaggaggcatCAGACCCCACCTCTGCAGCTGCCCAGCTGTTGCGGCTCCAGGACTGTTTGCCGTCCAACTCACCCTCCTCTACGAG GGTATTCCTGGGGCCAGAGGAAGCCCAGAAGCAGGCAGAATGGGCCCGAGCACCTATTGTACCCTTTGGAGTGGACCTGTGCTACTGGGGCCAGGAGAAGCTGACATCGGGAAAGATCCTTAA ATCTGACTCTCAACACCGCTTCTGGAAACCCAGCGAGATAGAAGAGGAGGTGGACAGTGCCCAGGTTTCTGAGATGCTCCATAGCCGACACATTACCTTTGCAGGGAAGTTTGAGCCTGTGCAGCACCAGTGCCGGGCCCTGAGGCCTAATGGCAAGCTCTGCGAACGACAGGATCGGCTCAAG TGCCCATTCCATGGGAAGATCATCCCCAGAGATGACAAGGGGCAGCCCCTCAACCCAGAGGACAGAGCCCGTGAGCAAAGGCAACAGCTTCAGCGGCAGCAGGCACATCCAG ATTGGCAGGACCCTGAGTTTATGAAGGATGTGGAGGCAGCCACAGGGGTGGACCTCGGCTCATCAAAGTACAGCAAGAAGggcaaagggaaaaagaagaagcaCCCCAATCTCACTGACCTTCGAGAGCATGCCAACACCACCAGGGCCCGCCTAGAGAAGAAGATCTTTGCCAA GGCAGCTGTGCAGAGAGTAGTTGCTGCCATGAACCAGATGGACCAGAAGAAACATGAGAAGTTTGCAAACCAATTTAATTATGCACTGAATTAA